One window of the Benincasa hispida cultivar B227 chromosome 3, ASM972705v1, whole genome shotgun sequence genome contains the following:
- the LOC120074387 gene encoding CDPK-related kinase 5-like: MGVCVSKPSTTTVVAVPEIQDAPPLSEPLPPSVDSGNRSNATREEEKIHFELEVPKKSPYFPLFSPSPAHYLSSKKSPLRSPANVSSNSTPKRFFRKPFPPPSPAKHIMAVLARRHGSVKPNEASIPEGNEIEGPGLDKSFGFSKHFRNKYELGEEVGKGHFGHTCRATVKKGELKGKQVAVKVIPKAKMTTAIAIEDVRREVKILKALSGHKNLVHFYDAYEDHDNVYIVMGLCEGGELLDRILSRGGKYTEDDAKSVLIQILNVAAFCHLQGVVHRDLKPENFLYTSKDESSQLKAIDFGLSDFVKPDERLNDIVGSAYYVAPEVLRRSYGTEADVWSIGVIAYILLCGSRPFWARTESGIFKAVLKADPSFDDPPWPSLSSESRDLVKGLLNKDPEKRMTAAQALSHPWFKDSKEVKIPLDVRLLKLMRVYMCSSSLRKAALKALSKTLSIDEQSYFKIQFALLEPNKNGTISLENIKETLMKNGTEAMKESRIMDFLASLNALQFRRMDFEEFCAATLSVRQLEDFSHWEQLARSAYEHFEKDGNRAIMIEELASELGLSPSVPVHAVLQDWIRPTDGKLSFLGFVKLLHGSSSRIGRR, translated from the exons ATGGGTGTTTGTGTTTCCAAACCCTCCACCACGACCGTCGTCGCTGTTCCGGAGATTCAAGATGCTCCGCCGCTGTCGGAGCCACTTCCGCCCTCAGTCGATAGCGGAAACCGTAGCAATGCGACGAGGGAGGAAGAGAAAATTCATTTCGAGTTGGAAGTTCCTAAGAAGTCGCCCTACTTCCCTCTTTTCAGTCCAAGTCCCGCTCACTATCTCTCCTCGAAAAAGTCTCCGTTGAGATCTCCGGCGAATGTGAGCTCCAATTCCACGCCCAAGCGGTTCTTTAGGAAGCCATTTCCTCCACCATCCCCTGCAAAACATATCATGGCTGTACTGGCGAGACGGCACGGCTCAGTGAAGCCGAATGAGGCATCGATTCCAGAGGGGAATGAGATTGAAGGACCTGGTCTAGACAAGAGCTTCGGATTCTCCAAGCATTTTAGGAACAAGTATGAGCTTGGAGAAGAGGTTGGGAAGGGGCATTTTGGCCACACATGCAGAGCGACCGTCAAGAAAGGGGAACTTAAAGGGAAACAAGTTGCTGTGAAAGTCATCCCCAAAGCGAAG ATGACCACTGCCATTGCCATTGAGGATGTAAGAAGGGAAGTGAAGATATTGAAAGCTCTGagtggacacaaaaatttagTACATTTTTATGATGCATATGAAGATCATGACAATGTCTATATAGTAATGGG ATTATGTGAGGGAGGAGAGCTCTTGGATAGAATACTCTCCAG AGGTGGGAAATATACAGAGGATGACGCAAAATCAGTCTTGATACAAATACTCAACGTGGCTGCATTTTGCCACCTCCAAGGGGTGGTGCACCGGGACCTTAAGCCTGAG AACTTTCTATATACGTCAAAAGATGAAAGTTCACAATTGAAGGCTATAGATTTTGGCTTATCGGATTTTGTTAAACCag ATGAGAGGCTCAATGACATTGTTGGCAGTGCTTATTATGTAGCTCCTGAAGTTCTACGTAGATCTTATGGCACTGAGGCTGACGTCTGGAGTATCGGTGTTATTGCATATATTCTGCTTTGTGGCAGCCGACCATTCTGGGCTAGGACTGAGTCTGGCATTTTTAAGGCTGTCTTGAAAGCTGATCCAAGTTTTGACGATCCACCTTGGCCATCGTTATCATCTGAATCTAGAGATCTTGTTAAGGGCCTTCTGAATAAAGACCCAGAGAAAAGAATGACTGCTGCTCAAGCTCTAA GTCATCCTTGGTTTAAAGATTCTAAAGAAGTGAAAATTCCTCTTGATGTACGTTTGCTTAAGCTTATGAGAGTTTATATGTGTTCATCGTCTCTCAGAAAAGCTGCTCTAAAG GCACTGTCAAAGACATTGTCTATAGATGAACAAAGCTATTTTAAAATTCAGTTCGCACTTCTGGAACCAAACAAAAATGGTACCATAAGCTTGGAAAACATAAAAGAG ACTCTGATGAAAAATGGAACAGAGGCAATGAAGGAATCGCGAATTATGGACTTTTTAGCATCG CTCAACGCATTGCAATTCAGAAGGATGGACTTTGAGGAGTTCTGTGCAGCTACACTTAGTGTCCGTCAACTAGAGGACTTCAGTCACTGGGAACAACTTGCTCGCAGTGCCTATGAACATTTTGAGAAAGATGGAAACAGGGCAATCATGATTGAGGAACTAGCTTCG GAACTTGGTCTGAGCCCTTCGGTCCCTGTTCACGCGGTTCTTCAAGATTGGATCAGACCTACTGATGGGAAGCTGAGCTTCCTTGGGTTTGTCAAACTATTACATGGGTCATCAAGCAGGATTGGTAGACGTTGA